In Glycine max cultivar Williams 82 chromosome 10, Glycine_max_v4.0, whole genome shotgun sequence, the DNA window ACAGAAACTTTTCTGACCATTGCCCAATTCTGCTAAAGGCTAAGACCATTGACTGGGGGCCAAAACCATTTAAGGTATTCAACTGTTGGCTGAAGGATAAGAGCTTTGGAAAGGTAGTCAAAGACTGTTGGACAAGTAATCAACCAACTGGTTAGGGGGGATTCGCACTTAAAGTGAAAATCAAGAAACTCAAGGAGGCTATAAAGCTGTGGAATAGGGAACATTTTGGTGATACACTAAAAAAGGTACAGCTGATTGAGGCGGAACTAAACAGATTGGAAGATGCTAATATCACTACTCAGCTGACTCAACATGAACTGATGAAGCGCAAAACACTACAAGCAGAATTATGGGCAGCAACACAAGCTCATGAGTCTCTCATGAGACAAAAAGCGAGAGTGAGGTGGATAAGGGAAGGGGACTGCAACTCTAGGTATTTCCACCTATTGATGAACTACAGACGTACAACCAATGCAGTCAAAGGAGTGCTTATCAATGGGACATGGACAGATGACCCCAAAAGTGTTAAAGAGGAGGTGAGGCGCTTCTTCAGCAGTAGATTCACTGAGCTTGAACAGTGCATACCAGTCCTTGATGGAGTAAGATTTGAGGGTATTACACAACATCAAAACCAGCTGCTGGTGGGAAAGTTTAATGAGGAAGAAATAAGAGCGGCAGTGTGGGATTGTGGAAGTGAAAAAAGCCCAGGACCGCATGgactcaattttaaatttattaaacagTTTTGGGACGTACTCAAGCCTGACATCAGCCGCTTCCTTGATGAATTCCATGCAAATGGGGTTTTTCCTAGGGGAAGCAATGCTTCATTTATCACTCTGATTCCAAAACTGAAAGACCCACAAAATTTAAGCCAATACAGACCCATATCGCTTATTGGATGTGTATACAAGATCGTGGCAAAGCTCCTAGCAAACAGACGATGGCAAATATTATTGACGAGAGACAATCTGCTTTTATTAGTGGCAGACATATGTTGCACACCGTGTTGATAGCCAACGAGGCGGTAGAGGAAGCCAAGAGGAACCATAAGCCTTGTATGGTGTTTAAAGTTGACATCGAAAGAGCATACGATTCAGTCTCGTGGGCATTCCTATCATACATGATGAGGAGAATGGGTTTTTGTTCAAAGTGGATAAGATGGATTGAAGGATGTCTTACTTCAGCCATGATCTCTGTATTGGTCAATGGCAGCCCCACAAATGAGTTCATACCTCACAGAGGCTTAAGGCAAGGTGACTCACTAGCGCCTCTTTTGTTTAACATTGCCGCTGAAGGATTAACTGGCCTCATGAGAGAAGCATTGGACAAAAACCTCTTCAGTAGCTTTCTCGTAGGAAAGAATAACATACCAGTTAACATTTTGCAGTATGCAGACGACACCATATTCTTTGGTGAAGCTACATGGCAAAATGTGAAGATAATAAAGTCCATCCTGAGAAGCTTTGAGCTGGTATCtgggttaaaaataaatttcgcAAAAAGCAGCGTTGGGGCAATTGGGAAGAATGAGCAGTGGCAGATGGAGGCAGCTAGATACCTGAATTGTGGAGTTCTGTCCTTTCCTTTTGAATACTTGGGTATCCCCATTGGGGATAATCCAAGAAGTAGTACTCTTTGGGATCCTATAGT includes these proteins:
- the LOC100783452 gene encoding uncharacterized protein, which translates into the protein MNIVSYNVRGLGRGVKGAAIRRMVRKHKVDMICIQKSKRELIDKATCQALWGNADIGWEFQPSINTDGGLVQQKRILWDALKQIKQQDPDCIWCFMGDFNNIRHHSEREGISPRGAEASIINDFNEWIAELELQELPSVGEEIHMVQTKWGFKESARQAKTIDWGPKPFKGGFALKVKIKKLKEAIKLWNREHFGDTLKKVQLIEAELNRLEDANITTQLTQHELMKRKTLQAELWAATQAHESLMRQKARVRWIREGDCNSRYFHLLMNYRRTTNAVKGVLINGTWTDDPKSVKEEVRRFFSSRFTELEQCIPVLDGVRFEGITQHQNQLLVGKFNEEEIRAAGKQCFIYHSDSKTERPTKFKPIQTHIAYWMCIQDRGKAPSKQTMANIIDERQSAFISGRHMLHTVLIANEAVEEAKRNHKPCMVFKVDIERAYDSVSWAFLSYMMRRMGFCSKWIRWIEGCLTSAMISVLVNGSPTNEFIPHRGLRQGDSLAPLLFNIAAEGLTGLMREALDKNLFSSFLVGKNNIPVNILQYADDTIFFGEATWQNVKIIKSILRSFELVSGLKINFAKSSVGAIGKNEQWQMEAARYLNCGVLSFPFEYLGIPIGDNPRSSTLWDPIGTFKSNIQIGSNSEAISMGRRCGTKKDCLG